From a region of the Triticum aestivum cultivar Chinese Spring chromosome 7D, IWGSC CS RefSeq v2.1, whole genome shotgun sequence genome:
- the LOC123164103 gene encoding uncharacterized protein encodes MVTVHGFANGTNDGTANRKIKRLFNSSERKNPTNFQFERHVARLESRQQQQPRRCIFTTILPIEFFHTSSEPTSPEDSLGPSSSSPSIIFLHFSVADEPLRKYSSNQRLLAERSTSSNSMSNSGFSDNTSTKTRVDARHTTRRKSKKKNKKQKKHFKKPADGSEITCAESNGSTPSVDMVDSCEGSTLSPKHVGDILFEETFSPSSSVKEASEKAPDSENDNEYNGCSVASVSSASYSDETELSRPTTSGLELFGQCNSSDCRCLDDTPNCDLMDSSQELHYASRSGNCSDMTKALFRNDCVHDPCETAEFCSSSDGVDDSWLENSNCSSSFCSENGSRGSDFHLVISRKRARKERKMSMWKSFNGEHASAVTHGPNEKYTGRSSRQMIKELNTKEWSHRPDHVGSIQPQHGVALKRSIKNFIHRRSNEVPLQFFESGASHNHFTSPKENINSKSNGDFDKEQNIDLNKRLPNAVYCSESSSCEMLSNSASEPTTSESAQDNCTSESGESTDHIVGDFPMQKTGLQGSFQANDVTGSGPPSPDPKSTQTDLVIGCGVTPFVEGNHRLGKFCSSEMHLIEMIKVVNDAYEVQVAADAYMSAGYPITDLETFIYSATPVIGHVPCVKNRNCSQDQVVRNSAYQQYMSNINLRNIWEWYEEPGCYGLEVRDLNDLSSLTSHHKSSEFCAYFVPYLSAIQLFGWSTKNMDNGFDVQEGHLLGASNTTSVLSSQPVPAKLHKPFEQSNTSFSESSSSAHAHGELIFEYFETEQPSFRPPLFEKIKELSCLNVSGDSEKLQNVKLRELHPASWYCVAWYPVYRVPHGNFRASFLTYHSLGKLVPQICSPDSSGGQDTRIVCPAVGMQSYNDKGEQWFELRCRDSSKPSCAEVVEERLRTLKRGAFAMARAVIPRGSEESSANHHPDYEFFLSRST; translated from the exons ATGGTAACTGTACATGGATTTGCCAATGGTACTAATGATGGCACTGCCAACAGGAAGATTAAGCGCCTTTTTAACTCATCAGAGAGGAAGAACCCCACCAATTTCCAATTT GAGCGTCATGTAGCTCGTCTTGAATCTAGACAGCAGCAGCAACCCAG GCGGTGTATCTTCACGACGATCTTACCGATTGAGTTCTTCCACACCTCATCTGAACCTACATCTCCAGAAGATAGCCTTGGCCCGTCATCCTCCTCGCCATcaattattttcttgcattttagTGTGGCAGATGAACCTCTCAGAAAATATTCATCTAATCAAAGGCTGCTGGCAGAGCGATCCACATCATCCAATAGTATGTCCAATTCAGGTTTCTCAGACAATACCTCTACCAAGACAAGGGTGGATGCAAGGCATACTACAAGAAGGAAGagcaaaaagaaaaacaagaagcaGAAGAAACACTTCAAAAAGCCAGCTGATGGATCTGAAATTACATGCGCAGAGAGCAACGGCTCTACCCCTTCAGTCGATATGGTTGATTCTTGTGAAGGTTCGACACTTTCACCTAAGCATGTTGGTGATATACTGTTTGAGGAAACCTTTTCTCCTAGTTCTTCGGTGAAAGAAGCCTCTGAAAAGGCTCCTGACAGTGAAAATGATAATGAGTACAATGGCTGTTCAGTTGCTTCTGTTTCAAGTGCGTCTTACTCTGATGAGACAGAACTGTCTAGACCAACTACATCAGGCCTGGAATTGTTTGGACAATGTAACAGCAGTGACTGCAGATGCTTGGATGATACTCCAAATTGTGACCTGATGGATTCATCTCAAGAGCTTCATTATGCTAGCAGGAGTGGGAACTGTAGTGATATGACCAAGGCACTGTTCAGAAATGATTGTGTACATGATCCATGTGAAACAGCAGAATTTTGCAGCTCTAGTGATGGAGTTGATGATAGTTGGCTAGAGAATTCCAACTGCAGTAGTAGCTTTTGTTCTGAAAATGGCAGCAGAGGCAGTGATTTTCATCTAGTAATTTCGAGAAAGAGAGCCAGAAAAGAGAGGAAAATGTCAATGTGGAAGAGCTTTAATGGGGAGCATGCATCTGCTGTTACGCATGGCCCAAATGAAAAATATACTGGCCGCTCTTCTAGGCAGATGATTAAGGAACTCAACACTAAGGAGTGGTCACATAGACCAGATCATGTTGGTAGCATACAGCCTCAGCATGGGGTTGCGTTGAAACGCTCCATCAAGAATTTCATCCATAGGAGGAGTAACGAAGTTCCACTTCAGTTCTTTGAATCAGGAGCAAGTCACAATCATTTTACAAGTCCAAAAGAAAACATCAATAGCAAATCAAATGGTGATTTTGACAAAGAGCAGAACATTGATTTAAACAAAAGGCTACCCAATGCTGTGTACTGCAGTGAGTCAAGTTCTTGTGAGATGTTATCAAATTCAGCTTCTGAACCTACAACTTCCGAGTCTGCGCAGGACAACTGTACTTCAGAATCTGGTGAATCAACAGATCATATTGTAGGAGATTTTCCCATGCAGAAAACAGGATTACAAGGTTCATTCCAAGCCAATGATGTGACAGGTTCTGGACCACCATCACCTG ATCCTAAGTCCACTCAGACTGACTTAGTGATTGGATGCGGTGTAACTCCTTTTGTTGAAGGGAATCACAGATTAGGAAAGTTTTGCAGTTCTGAAATGCATCTAATTGAGATGATCAAGGTTGTTAATGATGCCTATGAGGTGCAAGTTGCTGCAGATGCCTACATGTCTGCTGGTTATCCGATTACTGATCTCGAGACATTTATATACTCTGCAACTCCAGTCATTGGTCATGTTCCTtgtgtgaaaaacagaaactgttCACAGGATCAAGTTGTCAGGAACTCAGCTTATCAGCAGTACATGTCTAATATTAACCTAAGGAATATATGGGAATGGTATGAAGAGCCAGGGTGCTATGGGTTGGAAGTAAGAGATCTCAATGATCTCAGTTCCTTGACATCACACCACAAGAGTTCAGAGTTCTGTGCATATTTTGTACCTTACCTGTCTGCTATTCAGTTGTTTGGGTGGTCTACGAAGAATATGGATAATGGTTTTGATGTACAAGAGGGACATTTGTTGGGGGCATCGAATACCACAAGCGTTTTGAGTTCTCAACCTGTGCCTGCGAAACTGCATAAACCATTTGAGCAAAGTAACACATCCTTTTCAGAATCATCTTCTTCTGCGCATGCTCATGGAGAACTCATTTTTGAATACTTCGAAACAGAGCAGCCTTCTTTTCGACCTCCGTTGTTTGAAAA AATCAAGGAGCTTAGCTGCCTAAATGTATCTGGTGACTCTGAAAAGCTACAAAATGTGAAATTACGTGAGCTGCATCCGGCTTCTTG GTACTGTGTTGCTTGGTATCCTGTTTATCGCGTACCTCATGGGAACTTCCGTGCATCATTCTTGACATACCATTCACTGGGTAAACTGGTTCCACAAATATGCTCCCCAGATTCTAGTGGTGGTCAGGACACCCGAATAGTTTGCCCGGCTGTTGGTATGCAGAGTTACAATGACAAG GGTGAGCAATGGTTTGAGCTGAGATGTCGAGATTCCTCGAAGCCCAGTTGCGCTGAAGTTGTGGAGGAGAGGCTGAGGACACTGAAGCGAGGTGCATTCGCGATGGCAAGGGCTGTCATTCCTAGGGGATCCGAGGAGTCGTCTGCGAACCACCATCCAGATTATGAGTTTTTCCTGTCCCGGTCTACCTAG